The following proteins are encoded in a genomic region of Thermocrinis sp.:
- a CDS encoding 4Fe-4S dicluster domain-containing protein, with protein sequence MAIHERSLVEPERIVRKERLVIDGVDVSGDWNLIILPRVINDYDLDFAKEIMNSPDGKTIVQCYQCSYCTASCPVHNYWDERYNPRHFIYLARLGMIDELQKRADVMWRCVSCHKCTHRCPKGVLVEEVLKVILRVMAKKGYIDEYPSKKFDKFFTESVVEYGRIEDGELLFGWIEKQGYKVVKDPILKKPIPFIGETPEWLKQLVLKPIKSMNVDFLILNAKHMLFHPRTKNWNKFKQVLRKVMKEEGVSI encoded by the coding sequence ATGGCTATACACGAAAGAAGTTTGGTAGAACCAGAAAGAATTGTAAGGAAAGAAAGGCTTGTTATTGATGGTGTGGATGTGTCAGGAGATTGGAACCTGATCATTCTCCCAAGAGTGATAAACGACTACGACCTTGATTTTGCTAAGGAGATAATGAATTCTCCAGATGGAAAGACTATAGTTCAGTGCTACCAGTGCTCTTACTGCACTGCATCTTGCCCTGTGCACAACTATTGGGACGAAAGATACAACCCAAGACACTTCATATACTTGGCAAGGCTTGGAATGATAGACGAGCTTCAAAAAAGAGCGGATGTTATGTGGAGGTGTGTATCCTGCCACAAATGCACCCACAGGTGTCCAAAGGGCGTGCTTGTGGAGGAAGTGCTAAAAGTGATCCTAAGGGTTATGGCAAAGAAGGGATACATTGACGAGTATCCTTCTAAAAAGTTTGACAAGTTCTTCACAGAAAGCGTGGTTGAATACGGAAGGATAGAGGATGGAGAGCTGCTCTTTGGTTGGATAGAAAAGCAAGGATACAAGGTTGTAAAGGATCCCATACTCAAAAAGCCTATACCTTTCATAGGGGAAACTCCCGAGTGGCTAAAACAGTTGGTTTTAAAACCCATAAAATCTATGAACGTGGATTTTCTCATACTGAACGCCAAGCACATGCTCTTTCATCCAAGGACTAAAAACTGGAACAAGTTTAAACAGGTTTTGAGAAAGGTTATGAAAGAAGAAGGAGTATCAATTTAA
- a CDS encoding CoB--CoM heterodisulfide reductase iron-sulfur subunit B family protein, translating to MGVIGKRVAYYPGCSLEGAARAYDVSTKIVARELGLELDYLEDYNCCGAMESKNVTFMGTLLLNARNMSLARKQGHDVIVAPCNGCSFSLQRAEYFLETDSKVFEKVNALLKEGGVDPLDKIPETYHILEWFYHEAGPQKVKEKTKKPLRGLKVANYYGCLYTRPHFYAKTYAHAGGQEEEVRPRRRETADDDEHPYYMNALLEAAGATSVPFEPMHTQCCGGPHSLSDEQVSEKFVMMILQTAKRNGADIIATECPLCHASLEMYRHRLMMKGVPDVDVPAAYFTQLLGLAFGYSASDVKLKDNLSDPLPVLKRLGLA from the coding sequence ATGGGTGTTATAGGAAAAAGAGTGGCGTACTATCCCGGCTGTTCCTTAGAAGGTGCAGCAAGGGCTTATGATGTTTCTACTAAAATAGTAGCGAGGGAACTTGGGCTGGAGCTAGATTACCTGGAGGACTATAACTGCTGTGGTGCTATGGAGTCAAAAAACGTAACCTTTATGGGAACCTTGCTCTTGAATGCTAGGAACATGTCTTTGGCAAGAAAGCAAGGACACGATGTGATAGTGGCACCTTGTAACGGATGCTCCTTTTCGCTTCAAAGAGCTGAATACTTTTTGGAAACAGACAGTAAGGTTTTTGAAAAGGTAAATGCACTCCTCAAAGAAGGTGGTGTGGATCCATTGGATAAAATCCCAGAAACTTATCATATCCTTGAGTGGTTTTACCACGAGGCTGGTCCTCAGAAGGTAAAGGAGAAAACTAAAAAACCTCTAAGAGGACTTAAGGTTGCCAACTACTACGGCTGTCTCTATACAAGACCACACTTTTATGCAAAAACCTATGCCCACGCAGGGGGACAGGAAGAAGAGGTAAGACCCAGAAGAAGAGAAACAGCAGACGATGACGAGCATCCGTACTACATGAATGCTTTGCTGGAAGCGGCAGGAGCTACTAGCGTGCCCTTTGAACCCATGCACACCCAATGCTGTGGAGGTCCGCACTCCTTATCAGATGAGCAAGTTTCTGAAAAGTTTGTCATGATGATCCTTCAAACAGCTAAAAGAAACGGAGCAGACATAATAGCCACAGAGTGCCCTCTATGCCATGCATCCTTGGAGATGTACAGACACAGACTTATGATGAAAGGGGTGCCCGATGTAGACGTGCCTGCAGCCTACTTTACCCAGCTTCTTGGACTTGCCTTTGGATACAGTGCAAGTGATGTGAAGCTCAAGGACAATCTATCAGATCCTCTTCCAGTGCTAAAAAGACTCGGCTTGGCTTGA
- a CDS encoding glycine cleavage system protein H, translating to MEKEWEYNGCMIPLDLYYEIETQTWVKVNEDGTVTMGLTDVGQVRAGRLLHARIKEKGKFIKKGKPVASLESGKWAGPINALVEGEVVDRNEKVLEQPDIINYDPYGEGWIVRMKPVDLERDLKDLLYGPQAIDKMKEYIDEWDIICMRCT from the coding sequence ATGGAAAAGGAGTGGGAATACAACGGATGTATGATCCCACTCGACCTTTACTATGAAATAGAAACCCAAACCTGGGTAAAGGTAAACGAAGACGGAACAGTTACTATGGGTTTGACAGATGTGGGGCAGGTGCGTGCTGGGCGCTTGCTCCACGCTCGCATAAAGGAAAAGGGGAAGTTTATAAAAAAGGGAAAACCTGTTGCTTCTCTTGAAAGTGGTAAGTGGGCTGGACCTATAAATGCCTTAGTGGAAGGGGAAGTGGTAGATAGGAATGAAAAGGTTTTGGAACAGCCGGATATAATAAACTACGACCCATACGGTGAAGGATGGATAGTAAGGATGAAGCCTGTGGATTTGGAAAGAGACCTAAAAGACCTTCTCTATGGACCTCAGGCAATAGATAAGATGAAGGAATACATAGATGAATGGGATATAATCTGTATGAGGTGCACTTAG
- a CDS encoding thioredoxin family protein, which translates to MAAKDKHVILLVSQWCATCPDADALWQKLQKEYGFKYEVLDVAQPEGRMWAKKLIVRAVPSTIIDGKLAFVGVPSEEEARRALES; encoded by the coding sequence ATGGCAGCAAAGGACAAACACGTCATACTTTTAGTATCTCAGTGGTGTGCCACATGCCCAGATGCGGATGCCCTCTGGCAAAAACTCCAAAAGGAGTATGGCTTTAAGTATGAGGTTTTGGATGTGGCTCAGCCTGAAGGTAGGATGTGGGCAAAGAAGCTTATAGTTAGGGCTGTTCCTTCTACTATCATAGACGGAAAACTTGCCTTTGTGGGAGTTCCTTCTGAAGAAGAGGCTAGGAGGGCTTTAGAATCGTGA
- a CDS encoding DsrE family protein: MKVIILMTSGPKTPWRCASPFYIAALMASNDAEVEMFFNMDGTKLLKKGVAEKILPAEPNCLSSNGKKLKTVYDFMKDAKQAGVKFYSCKQAIDSLGYKSEDLIPELDGIVPASEFALRAMEADKVLTF; encoded by the coding sequence GTGAAGGTAATTATCTTGATGACAAGCGGGCCGAAAACTCCGTGGAGGTGCGCATCGCCTTTTTACATAGCAGCTCTGATGGCCTCTAACGACGCAGAAGTGGAGATGTTCTTTAACATGGACGGGACTAAGCTTTTAAAAAAGGGAGTGGCGGAGAAAATACTTCCTGCCGAGCCAAACTGTCTTAGTTCCAACGGAAAGAAACTAAAGACTGTTTATGACTTTATGAAGGACGCAAAACAGGCGGGTGTAAAGTTCTATTCTTGCAAACAGGCGATAGACTCTTTGGGCTACAAATCTGAAGATCTCATACCAGAGCTGGACGGTATTGTGCCAGCCAGTGAGTTTGCCCTGAGGGCAATGGAAGCAGATAAAGTGCTAACATTTTGA